The proteins below are encoded in one region of Brachionichthys hirsutus isolate HB-005 chromosome 12, CSIRO-AGI_Bhir_v1, whole genome shotgun sequence:
- the rab9a gene encoding ras-related protein Rab-9A, producing MTTKTSLLKVILLGDGGVGKSSLMNRYVTNKFDAHLFHTIGVEFLNKELEVDGHQVTLQIWDTAGQERFRSLRTPFYRGSDCCLLTFSVDDAQSFFNLGNWRKEFIYYADVKEPEKFPFVVLGNKLDVTERQVSAEEAQQWCQENGDYPYYETSAKDATNVAVAFEEAVRRVLASEDRTDHLIPTDTIKLHKKPRPATMCCS from the coding sequence ATGACGACAAAGACATCGCTGCTGAAAGTCATTCTGCTGGGGGATGGCGGTGTTGGAAAAAGCTCCCTCATGAACCGTTACGTTACCAACAAGTTCGATGCACACCTTTTCCACACTATCGGTGTCGAGTTCCTCAACAAGGAACTGGAGGTCGACGGCCACCAAGTTACTCTCCAGATCTGGGACACGGCTGGCCAGGAACGCTTCCGCAGCCTGAGGACTCCTTTCTACCGCGGCTCCGACTGCTGCTTGCTCACCTTCAGCGTTGATGATGCGCAGAGTTTTTTCAACTTGGGCAACTGGAGGAAGGAGTTCATCTACTACGCAGACGTCAAGGAGCCAGAGAAGTTCCCATTTGTAGTCTTGGGCAACAAACTGGATGTGACGGAGAGGCAGGTGTCCGCTGAAGAGGCTCAGCAGTGGTGCCAGGAGAATGGTGACTACCCCTATTATGAGACCAGTGCCAAGGATGCCACAAATGTAGCCGTGGCCTTTGAGGAGGCGGTTCGCAGGGTGTTGGCGTCGGAAGACAGAACGGACCACCTCATCCCCACAGACACAATCAAGCTCCATAAAAAGCCTCGGCCGGCTACCATGTGCTGTTCTTAA